From the genome of Rhizobium binae, one region includes:
- a CDS encoding Pycsar system effector family protein, which yields MSEFESATEVMLSRPSSGDVSAEYFDHIKKINDIFYDQIKISDQKAAYIFTFMLAFLVSSSEVRAVFSLARYTGGTSGSVLFSGLLAAASVFSILSAILVVLPRHLGTSTSLFWGAWPKHRDMFFDAALRRDERYLFDQYLENANILSAIARNKYRCVTFAFRGLMVSVIAYVLLLAAG from the coding sequence GTGAGCGAATTCGAAAGTGCCACGGAGGTTATGCTGAGCAGGCCGTCGAGCGGAGACGTCAGCGCCGAGTATTTCGACCACATCAAGAAAATCAACGACATATTTTATGATCAGATCAAGATTTCCGATCAGAAGGCCGCCTATATCTTTACTTTTATGCTCGCCTTTTTGGTCAGCTCCAGCGAGGTGAGGGCGGTCTTCAGCCTAGCGCGCTATACCGGCGGCACCTCGGGCAGCGTGCTCTTCTCCGGCCTGCTTGCCGCAGCCTCGGTCTTTTCGATCCTGTCGGCGATTCTCGTCGTGCTGCCGCGGCATCTCGGCACGTCCACCTCGCTGTTCTGGGGCGCCTGGCCGAAGCATCGCGACATGTTTTTCGACGCGGCTCTTCGCCGCGACGAGCGCTATCTGTTCGACCAGTATCTCGAAAACGCCAACATCCTCTCCGCCATAGCCCGCAACAAATACCGCTGCGTCACCTTCGCCTTTCGCGGGCTGATGGTGAGTGTCATTGCCTATGTGCTCTTGTTGGCGGCAGGCTGA
- a CDS encoding VOC family protein produces the protein MSNAMRSEPPIENPKTRPVDTKLEVVVIPVSDVNRAKRFYDGLGWRLDADFTNDADFRVIQFTPPGSGCAIIFGRNVTAAAPGSAQGLYLIVSDIDAARRDLIARGVEVSDVFHDASGVYAGKDEPYLFGRLRIAGRDPEHRSYRSFASFKDPDGNGWLFQEVTTRLPGRIDADETAFSTSSDLASALRRAAAAHGEHEKRNGGKHDENWPDWYAEYMVNEQAGRELPL, from the coding sequence ATGAGCAATGCAATGCGCAGTGAACCCCCCATCGAAAATCCGAAAACGCGGCCTGTCGACACCAAGCTCGAGGTGGTCGTCATCCCCGTTTCCGATGTCAACCGCGCCAAACGTTTCTATGACGGCTTGGGCTGGCGGCTCGACGCCGACTTCACCAACGATGCCGATTTCCGGGTGATCCAGTTTACGCCACCCGGCTCCGGCTGCGCGATCATCTTCGGCAGGAATGTCACCGCTGCGGCGCCGGGCTCCGCCCAGGGCCTCTATCTTATCGTCTCCGACATCGACGCCGCCCGCCGCGATCTCATCGCCCGCGGCGTCGAAGTCAGCGACGTGTTTCATGACGCATCAGGCGTCTATGCCGGCAAGGACGAACCCTATCTCTTTGGACGGCTGAGGATCGCAGGCCGTGATCCCGAGCATCGCAGCTACCGCTCCTTCGCCTCCTTCAAGGATCCCGACGGCAACGGCTGGCTGTTCCAGGAAGTCACCACGCGATTGCCGGGACGCATCGACGCCGACGAGACGGCCTTCTCAACGTCGAGCGACCTGGCGTCGGCCCTGCGCCGCGCCGCCGCCGCCCACGGCGAACACGAGAAACGCAACGGCGGCAAGCACGACGAGAACTGGCCGGACTGGTACGCCGAATATATGGTCAACGAACAGGCCGGCAGGGAACTGCCGCTATAG
- a CDS encoding LysR family transcriptional regulator → MADLNDIVVFVKVAQYGSFSRAAHSLGMPVSTVSRKVTSLEEQLGVTLIQRTTRKLSLTAQGRAYYDRCSEPLAHLIDAEQALTETQRKPEGLLKISVPVIFGQEVFYELISDFLKAYPEIQVDLFVTNLFLDLVAENIDLGIRFGELKDSTIVAQRLGKSVRYLVAAPDYLRGRALPTKPEDLKDHRCVLLNGRNGEAEWHLISGRKSVDVRVSGPASSRDFAAVSAFTYRGHGIGLLPSTYCDEQIRSGALIRVLPDWSSPEIFVHAVYPTRRFLPLRLRVFLDALKAWKNPLWLPLH, encoded by the coding sequence ATGGCCGATCTCAACGACATCGTCGTTTTCGTCAAGGTGGCGCAGTATGGCAGCTTCAGCCGCGCTGCCCATTCGCTCGGGATGCCTGTCTCGACCGTCAGCCGCAAGGTGACATCGCTCGAAGAGCAGCTCGGCGTGACGCTGATCCAGCGCACGACCCGCAAGCTCAGCCTCACCGCGCAGGGGCGGGCCTATTACGACAGGTGCAGCGAGCCACTCGCCCATCTCATCGACGCCGAGCAGGCGCTCACCGAAACGCAGAGAAAGCCGGAAGGTCTGTTGAAGATCTCGGTGCCGGTCATTTTCGGCCAGGAGGTCTTCTACGAACTCATCTCCGATTTCCTGAAGGCCTATCCGGAGATCCAGGTCGATCTCTTCGTCACCAACCTCTTCCTCGATCTGGTCGCGGAGAATATCGATCTCGGCATCCGCTTCGGCGAACTCAAGGATTCCACCATCGTCGCGCAGCGGCTCGGCAAGAGCGTGCGCTATCTGGTCGCCGCGCCCGACTATCTCAGGGGCAGGGCGCTTCCCACGAAGCCCGAAGACCTCAAGGACCATCGATGCGTGCTCCTGAACGGGCGCAACGGAGAAGCGGAATGGCATCTCATCAGCGGCCGCAAATCGGTTGACGTGCGCGTGTCGGGGCCGGCATCGAGCCGTGATTTCGCCGCGGTCAGCGCCTTCACCTATCGTGGCCACGGCATTGGTCTCCTGCCTTCGACTTATTGCGACGAGCAGATCCGAAGCGGCGCGCTCATCCGCGTGCTGCCGGACTGGTCGTCCCCGGAAATCTTCGTGCATGCCGTTTACCCCACGCGCCGCTTCCTGCCCCTGCGCCTGCGGGTTTTTCTCGATGCGCTGAAGGCATGGAAAAATCCGTTGTGGCTGCCGCTGCATTGA
- a CDS encoding RidA family protein, whose product MVNRENAQAAGAEHRLQELGITLPPPPTPFGTYVEAMRTGNLVFFSGMLPVVGHEPRYIGRVGGALTSDDGRSAAETATLSALSAARDCLGSLDRVVRVVKLGVYIATEGDFRDHPRVADGASELLLAVFGDEKLSGRVVLGVASLPLGMPVEIELVIEVAD is encoded by the coding sequence ATGGTAAACCGTGAGAATGCGCAGGCAGCCGGCGCGGAACATCGGCTGCAGGAACTCGGCATCACCCTTCCCCCGCCGCCGACACCCTTCGGGACCTATGTCGAGGCGATGAGAACCGGCAATCTGGTCTTCTTCAGCGGCATGCTGCCGGTTGTCGGCCACGAGCCCCGCTATATCGGTCGTGTCGGCGGCGCGCTGACATCGGATGACGGCCGCAGCGCAGCCGAGACGGCGACGCTGAGCGCGCTTTCCGCTGCCCGGGATTGCCTCGGTTCGCTGGACAGGGTCGTGAGGGTCGTCAAGCTCGGCGTCTACATCGCCACCGAAGGCGATTTCCGCGATCATCCCAGGGTCGCCGACGGCGCGTCCGAACTGCTGCTTGCGGTTTTCGGCGACGAAAAGCTATCCGGCCGCGTCGTCCTCGGCGTCGCCAGCCTGCCCCTCGGCATGCCGGTCGAGATCGAACTCGTGATCGAAGTCGCGGATTGA
- a CDS encoding DUF1194 domain-containing protein — MLTSLAVLMGLSGVVPTAQAAANEVDVTLVLAVDTSRSMDFEELGIQRQGYVEALKHKEFIDAVKGGLTGRIAISYFEWAGYVVQDSVIDWQVIATQQDAIAFADKLDARPIATQRRTSISTAIAQGVSMIIASPFRGRREVIDVSGDGPNNSGNPVTPVRDQAVASGMVINGLALMLRPSDAPDGLDKYYADCVIGGPGAFVLPVRKIEDFAVAVRRKLVMEISGLAAPATVQPIAGTEPATDCLIGEKQWRDLFER, encoded by the coding sequence ATGCTGACGTCACTTGCCGTGCTCATGGGTCTTTCCGGTGTCGTGCCGACGGCGCAGGCTGCGGCAAACGAGGTCGACGTGACGCTGGTGCTTGCCGTCGACACGTCGCGGTCGATGGATTTCGAGGAGCTCGGCATTCAGCGCCAGGGTTATGTCGAGGCGCTCAAGCACAAGGAATTCATCGACGCGGTGAAGGGCGGGCTCACCGGCCGCATTGCCATCAGCTATTTTGAATGGGCGGGCTATGTCGTCCAAGATTCGGTGATCGACTGGCAGGTGATCGCGACGCAGCAGGATGCGATCGCCTTTGCCGACAAGCTCGACGCCCGGCCGATCGCCACGCAACGGCGCACCTCGATCTCCACCGCGATTGCCCAGGGCGTCAGCATGATCATCGCCAGCCCCTTCCGGGGCAGGCGGGAGGTGATCGATGTTTCCGGCGACGGCCCGAATAATTCCGGCAATCCCGTCACGCCCGTCCGCGACCAGGCGGTGGCATCCGGCATGGTCATCAACGGCCTCGCCCTCATGCTGCGGCCTTCCGATGCGCCTGACGGGCTCGACAAATATTATGCCGACTGCGTCATCGGCGGCCCCGGCGCCTTCGTGCTGCCGGTCCGCAAGATCGAGGACTTCGCCGTCGCCGTGCGCCGCAAGCTGGTGATGGAGATCAGCGGCCTGGCTGCGCCGGCGACAGTGCAGCCGATCGCCGGCACGGAGCCGGCAACGGACTGCCTGATCGGCGAAAAACAGTGGCGGGATCTGTTTGAGCGATGA
- a CDS encoding SDR family NAD(P)-dependent oxidoreductase yields MTRQKTVIVTGASQGIGAGLVNAFVERGYNVVATSRQVSASDAFQASDRLALVDGDIGDPCTAARVAKTAIDRFGSIDALVNNAGIFLTKPFIDYTMTDFRKLSSTNLEGFIHLTQHVIRQMLAQKTGGSVVSITTPLIDHPIAGFSASVSMMTKGGIDAISKNLAMEYASEGIRVNTVAPGVVDTPLHKDNPKDFLRTLSPMAGISNVDEIVDAVVFLTEAPRVTGEVLHVDGGAHLGKW; encoded by the coding sequence ATGACCAGGCAAAAGACTGTCATCGTCACGGGCGCCTCGCAGGGTATTGGTGCAGGCCTCGTCAATGCCTTCGTCGAGCGCGGCTATAATGTCGTCGCCACCTCGCGTCAGGTCAGCGCCTCGGATGCCTTTCAGGCTTCAGACAGGCTGGCGCTTGTCGACGGCGACATCGGTGATCCCTGTACCGCGGCGCGCGTTGCTAAAACCGCGATCGATCGTTTCGGCTCGATCGACGCGCTCGTCAACAACGCCGGCATCTTCCTCACTAAACCCTTCATCGATTACACGATGACGGATTTCCGCAAGCTCTCCTCGACCAACCTCGAAGGCTTCATTCACCTGACCCAGCATGTCATCCGTCAGATGCTGGCCCAGAAGACGGGCGGCAGCGTCGTCAGCATCACCACACCGCTGATCGACCATCCGATCGCCGGCTTCTCCGCCTCCGTTTCGATGATGACGAAAGGCGGTATCGACGCGATCTCCAAGAACCTTGCGATGGAATATGCAAGTGAGGGAATCCGCGTCAACACTGTCGCCCCCGGCGTCGTCGACACGCCCCTGCACAAGGATAATCCAAAAGATTTCCTGAGGACGCTGTCGCCGATGGCAGGCATTTCGAATGTCGATGAAATCGTCGACGCAGTGGTCTTCCTCACTGAAGCTCCGCGCGTCACCGGGGAGGTGCTGCACGTCGATGGCGGCGCACATCTGGGCAAATGGTAA